The genomic interval tcaaggcagctgagctcctacaggagggtcactctgcctgtttcaaggacttacCAATGGGCTGTCGACAGTAAgggaatttttcatttgcctttgtttcccacatcacgtAAGTGGGAAGCACTTCAACCCCCttacatcttgatgagggtgatattagggctccaggaaacggaCTCTACAGGTCTGGAGATAAGGCTATGGATAAGATTagctttttcttgcagtttactaagttttccataaactgaaggagactcctgtcctgcatgaccGTGACCTCTGTCCGTCAGCCAtttgctctctttcctttcccctgttcttgggcagccaggagtgtccgaggaatacCACGCACATCccacctggcgggggggggggggggggggctgctgttagcctgtactttgccctcagcttgccccacactCCCTCATCGCTACCACTCAGTCATCCACTCTGCTGACATTTACTGAGCCTCCTACATGCCAGGCAAAGGCAGATAGAGGTGACAGCCAACAGTTGCAACGAACCAGACTCGAAGTACTGCAGAACTAATGGATGCACCCAGTGAGGGCCTGACGAGCCGGGAATCAACAGTGTGGGAGGCTGGACCAAAGGGAGGAGCATCTAAACCGGGCGTGGAAGGATAAGTAGGAGTTTGCCAGCCAAGTGCGGGCCTGGGGATGAAGGGCATTCTGAGCTTAATCGGGTGAACTTAAGAGGTTTGGTGGGGTTGGCATGCTGGGTGGGAGCGTGGGTAAGAGAAGAAAGTGTAAAACAAGGAAAGTGAAAGTCAGTTGGAGCCGTTTTGTGAAATCTGCCCCCGGAAGAGATAGAACTCTAACCCGTGGTCAGCGGAGGAAGCAGGGCAACAACGGGACTGTGCTTTAGAAAGATGTCACACAGTGCACAAAGGTTGGatgggatggagagagaagagagaccagCTGCGATTACCAGCTTCTTGTCTTAGCCCCTCTAGCCCTCATTTCTCCTCCTCGGTAAAACCAGGAAAATAATCGTGTGTATCTCTGAGGCTGTCTTGACGCTTAAATGGGCGTACAGGCAAAGGACGGTGTGAAGCATCATCAGCTTCCACCACCGGCCGTTTTGCCTAGCAGTTAAGCACACGGGCCTTGCTGTCTCTTACCTCAGGGTCCGTGTCCCGGCCATGTTGGGTAGCGCATTTTTAATCTGGGCAACCCTGGACGGCAAGGAGGCTTGGAAAAAGTCGGATGGACCGACAGGACTTGGTTTTgtggtgtgtgggaggggcagtggggccTCTGGTGGGCGCTGGTCCCTTTCTCTGATGTCTGAGAGCCCAGGAGAAGTCCGAGGTGGACCCTGGTAGCATATTCCAGACGTCCACGTGAGAATGGATGTCAGCTCAACACCAGCACTGCTCTCCTCCAGCGCCAGGAAAAGACCAGGGGGCCCGGGTGGGCGCTAGGGcaagagaaagtagaaagaaagggGCCCAGCGAGAGGCTGAGAGAACGCTCCAGAAGACAGCTTTCCCCTCCGAAGCTGGACCGGAGCAGGGGAGGCCGGGCGGGCAGGGCGGCCCCAGATGTGCCAAACTTGGCCGGGGCTGCCAGAGCGGAAGGCCCGCGGTCGGCTGGGGGGTGCGAGTGCCCTCCGCCGCGCCCCGGGGAGGAAGGAATCCGAGCTGGGAGTCTGGCGCCGGCAGAAAAGGGGGGCCGGGGTGGTGAGCGAGGCCCAAAAAGAGGTGGCTGGAAGCCTGGAGGAGCGAGCGGGGGTGGagacggggaggggaaggggaagggcgggtaggaggggtggagagagggagacagaaagagaggagggctgtggggaggagagaggggaggaagggtggggagaaggggagaggaagcgCCGGGAGGTCTCGGAAGGACGCGCGGAGGCCGCCGCGGGCGCAGCGGGCACGTCGGCCGGGCCGCCCCCGCGAGCCGGGCGCCGCCATTCCGCTGCTcggggcgccgccgccgccgccaccgcgcCCGGGGGCCATGCTCCCGCCGCCCCCGCGCCAGCCGCCGCCCCAGGCGCGCGCGGTCCGCGGGGCGGTGCGCCTGCAGCGGGCCTTCCTGCGCGGCCCGCTGGGCGTGCTGCGGCTGCTCCAGCTGCTGGCCGGCGCCGCCTTCTGGATCACCATCGCCACGAGCCGGTACCAGGGCCCCGTGCACTTCGCGCTCTTCGTGTCGGTGCTCTTCTGGCTGCTGACCCTGGGCCTCTACTTCCTCACGCTGCTGGGCAAGCACGAGCTGGTGCCCGTGCTGGGCTCGCGCTGGCTCGTGGTCAACGTGGCGCACGACCTGCTGGCGGCCGCGCTCTACGGCGCCGCGACGGGCATCATGATCTCCCAGACGCAGAGCCACAGCTACTGCAACCTCAAGGATTACCAGATGGCCTGCGCCTACCACGCCTTCCTGGCGGCCGCCGTCTGCGGCGGCCTCTGCCTCGGCCTCTACCTGCTCTCGGCGCTCTACGGCTGCTGCCGCCGCTACCAGGGGGAGCAGGAGGTGGCGTGAGCCGCCGCGCCGCGGGGCGGGGACCCTCCCGACACCGACGCCCCCGTCCTtcctgccgccgccgccccgcgccCGTGCGCCCCGGCACCCACCCGTTGCCCCGcgctcccgccgccgcccgcgcccaggcgccctggcccTCAGTTCCCGCCCGACGGCAGCGCCGCCGCCCACGCCGTTCGTTTCCAGGGACCCGGGCAAGGCCACGTCCGAGGAGGTGGCCCCCACGCTCAGCCTGGCCGCCCGAAGCGAAACCTCGCGGTTCCTCGTTCCCTTCCCTGCCGAGAGCGAGACGTGTACAGGCGCCGCGTAGATCCGGGGGAGGCTCCCAATTGGAACGAGCGTTTGGCTGCGCCACTGCCCCCTCCTTCCCTACCCCGCGGTCGGAAGAGCACCCCCGTTCCCTGGCCCCTCTTCCAGCCTCGAGTGCCGTGAAGGGCAGGCTCGCAGCCGCGGGCGGAGCTGGGGACAGGCCTCCACGGGTCCTGGGACGAGCGAAGAGTTTTCGTTTTCGTTTGGGATTGTGTGAGCATCCACCGCAGTCTGTGCTGTGACGTTGGGGTGGGGCCTGTCTGCAGAGGTGAGGTTGGATTGGAAAGGCCCGCGGGCTGCACCTTTGCACCTTTGgagtctcctctccctctgcctgctcaGCCTTTGTCCTCGCGGTTCTTGGAGGCCAGGCCCGAATGCACACGACTTTCCCAGGCCTCACCTTACCAGCCTTCCTCTCAGGGGCTTCTactccaccaccccccacctcccagtttCTTTTTGCCTTAGGGATCCCACAGGACCGTAAGGAATGTCAGGGTGAGCCTCACCCCTTGCTCTTGGGAAAGCCGGAATAAGATTGGAACCCCGTTGCGGACCCCATTGGAACCCTGTTTCCAGACTCCCAGTCCAGCAGTTTACATTAGAGCAGTGGGTGTTCCCAGGAGCCCTGGCTCAGGAGCTATCCTCTAAAAGGGGGCTTCACTGCCAAATGGGTTTCCCAAAGGTACTGTCTCCTCTTGGAGATTCACGAAGC from Leopardus geoffroyi isolate Oge1 chromosome D2, O.geoffroyi_Oge1_pat1.0, whole genome shotgun sequence carries:
- the MARVELD1 gene encoding MARVEL domain-containing protein 1, whose protein sequence is MLPPPPRQPPPQARAVRGAVRLQRAFLRGPLGVLRLLQLLAGAAFWITIATSRYQGPVHFALFVSVLFWLLTLGLYFLTLLGKHELVPVLGSRWLVVNVAHDLLAAALYGAATGIMISQTQSHSYCNLKDYQMACAYHAFLAAAVCGGLCLGLYLLSALYGCCRRYQGEQEVA